A genomic segment from Pseudopipra pipra isolate bDixPip1 chromosome 14, bDixPip1.hap1, whole genome shotgun sequence encodes:
- the CRISPLD2 gene encoding cysteine-rich secretory protein LCCL domain-containing 2 has protein sequence MNPALPWIIPLGCVLLLTMTAECFILPNSSHLESILSKYRDGEAHSRSKRAILFSDRQEILMLHNKLRGQVYPVASNMEYMTWDDELERSAQAWAQQCIWDHGPSDLIRSIGQNLAVHWGRYRSPAFHVQSWYDEVKDYTFPHPHECNPWCPDKCTGSMCTHYTQIVWATTNKIGCAVNVCKQMNVWGEIWQNAVYLVCNYSPKGNWIGEAPYKTGRPCSECPPSYGGGCQNNLCYKDYRYQDPIIGETDETNEVEIPQVAEQKPVRFYPPESKPSKSIKPKKIIPESYMTQVITCETKMRDKCRGSTCNRYLCPAGCLYSKGKIFGTFYYESSSSICRAAIHYGILDNEGGLVDITRKGRTPAFVKSTRNGVESFRKSKPSNAFMVSKVTTQTLDCYTTVAELCHFKKPASHCPRIYCPAHCKDEPSYWAPVFGTNVYADSSSICKTAVHAGVISDERGGFVDVMPVEKKKSYVGSLKNGVQSESLKNPSDGNAFRIFAVKQ, from the exons CAGCTGAATGCTTTATCTTGCCCAACTCGAGTCACCTGGAGAGCATCCTGAGTAAATATCGGGATGGGGAAGCTCACTCCAGATCCAAGAGAGCCATTTTATTCTCAGACAGACAGGAGATCCTGATGCTCCACAATAAACTGAGAGGTCAAGTTTACCCAGTGGCCTCTAATATGGAATACATG ACCTGGGATGATGAGCTGGAAAGatcagcccaggcctgggctcagcagtgcaTCTGGGACCACGGGCCCAGTGACCTCATCAGGTCGATCGGGCAGAACTTGGCGGTTCACTGGGGCAG gtATCGATCCCCAGCTTTCCACGTCCAGTCTTGGTATGATGAAGTCAAAGATTACACATTCCCTCATCCTCATGAGTGCAACCCGTGGTGCCCAGACAAGTGCACAGGCTCTATGTGCACACACTACACCCAG ATAGTCTGGGCCACGACCAACAAGATTGGCTGTGCTGTCAACGTCTGCAAGCAGATGAATGTCTGGGGAGAAATCTGGCAGAACGCTGTCTACCTGGTCTGCAACTACTCCCCCAA GGGCAACTGGATCGGAGAAGCTCCGTACAAGACCGGCCGTCCCTGCTCCGAGTGCCCCCCGAGCTATGGAGGAGGCTGCCAGAACAACCTCTGCTACAAAG ATTACCGTTATCAAGATCCCATCATAGGTGAGACAGATGAGACCAATGAAGTGGAGATTCCACAGGTGGCAGAGCAAAAGCCAGTGAGGTTCTACCCTCCGGAAAGCAAGCCCAGCAAATCCATCAAGCCCAAGaaaatcatcccagaatcctacATGA CACAAGTCATTACCTGTGAAACCAAGATGAGAGACAAATGCAGAGGCTCAACATGCAACAG GTATTTGTGCCCAGCTGGCTGCTTGTACAGTAAGGGAAAGATCTTTGGAACATTTTATTATGAAAGT TCATCAAGCATTTGTCGTGCTGCCATCCATTATGGCATCCTGGATAACGAAGGAGGGCTGGTGGATATCACAAGGAAGGGGAGAACACCTGCTTTTGTGAAGTCCACCAGGAACGGCGTGGAGTCTTTTAG GAAAAGTAAACCTTCAAACGCGTTCATGGTTTCCAAAGTCACAA CACAGACACTGGATTGTTACACCACGGTAGCTGAGTTGTGCCACTTCAAAAAACCAGCGAGCCACTGCCCCAG GATTTATTGTCCAGCCCACTGCAAGGACGAGCCGTCGTACTGGGCACCCGTGTTTGGCACCAACGTTTATGCAGAT agctCCAGTATCTGCAAAACTGCAGTGCATGCAGGAGTCATTTCAGATGAAAGAGGTGGCTTTGTGGACGTGATGCCTGTAGAAAAGAAGAAGAGTTACGTTGGCTCCTTAAAGAACGGCGTCCAGTCGGagag cttGAAGAATCCTTCAGATGGCAATGCCTTCCGAATTTTTGCTGTGAAGCAGTAA